One Rhodobacteraceae bacterium M385 genomic region harbors:
- the hspQ gene encoding heat shock protein HspQ: MLETQAKYNIGQIVRHKKHPFRGVVFDIDAEFSNSEEWYEAIPEEARPLKDQPFYHLLAENDQTYYVAYVSEQNLVPDDSGEPVSHPDLPDLFGEFRNGHYPLEYQLN, translated from the coding sequence ATGCTTGAGACACAAGCCAAATACAATATCGGGCAGATCGTCCGTCACAAGAAGCACCCGTTTCGCGGGGTTGTTTTTGATATTGATGCGGAATTCTCAAATTCCGAAGAATGGTACGAAGCTATCCCAGAAGAGGCGCGCCCCCTGAAGGACCAGCCGTTTTATCACCTGTTGGCTGAGAACGACCAAACCTACTACGTCGCCTATGTCTCGGAGCAGAACCTTGTGCCCGACGATAGTGGCGAGCCGGTGAGCCACCCTGACCTTCCCGATCTTTTCGGAGAATTTCGCAACGGTCATTACCCGTTAGAATATCAGCTGAATTAG
- a CDS encoding lytic transglycosylase translates to MYRRTLLIGLTASLAACGSREFDSPRNLDNACALAEERPHYMRAMRRAERNWNVPVHVQMAVIHQESRFDGDIRPPYRYALGVIPMGRQSSAIGYSQALDGTWDEYIDATGNRGADRTDIRDATDFMGWYMNLTLERNNIPLTDARRQYLAYHEGHTGYARGSYNSKPWLLDVARRVESRAEQYRLQLASC, encoded by the coding sequence ATGTATAGACGAACTCTTTTGATAGGCCTTACGGCCTCTCTCGCGGCGTGTGGGTCGCGGGAATTTGATTCCCCCCGAAACCTCGACAACGCTTGTGCCCTTGCGGAGGAGCGCCCCCATTACATGCGGGCCATGCGCCGGGCCGAACGGAACTGGAACGTACCCGTTCACGTTCAGATGGCCGTAATCCATCAGGAAAGCCGCTTTGACGGCGATATCCGCCCCCCCTACCGCTATGCCTTGGGTGTGATCCCCATGGGGCGCCAAAGCTCGGCCATTGGCTATTCCCAGGCGTTGGACGGCACGTGGGATGAATATATCGACGCCACTGGCAACCGAGGGGCCGACCGCACCGACATCCGCGACGCCACCGACTTCATGGGCTGGTACATGAACCTGACGCTGGAGCGGAACAACATCCCCCTCACCGACGCGCGCCGCCAATACCTTGCCTACCACGAAGGGCACACAGGCTACGCGCGGGGCAGCTACAACTCCAAGCCATGGTTGTTGGACGTTGCTCGCCGTGTGGAAAGCCGGGCAGAGCAATACCGCCTTCAGCTTGCCAGCTGCTAG
- a CDS encoding FAD-dependent monooxygenase: MDNPPPRAIVQGMEQRDADILIVGGGLNGPCLALACASAGFSSVVLDALPATTRKDASFDGRAYALALASVRMLDALGIWSSVEDHAQPMLEIKASDGRAGEGAAPFFLHFDHAEIEEGPMGHMLEDRYLRRALLDAMAAEPLITHRAGVQVVAQATSGIASVTLEDGEVLRGGLLVGADGKRSGVAERAGIKRTGWDYGQTALVCAVDHALPHNGIAHQFFMPGGPLAILPLPGNRSSIVWSETEPRASALARADDAEFMAALRPAFGDFLGDITLSGARFSYPLTLSLAQSFVSERLALVGDAAHGVHPIAGQGLNLGLRDVSALAETLADAKRRGEDFARRDVLDRYQQWRRFDTAGLAVATDTVNRLFSNDNPLLRAARDIGMGAIGAFPDLRRRFIREAAGLNGDLPRLMQGRAL, from the coding sequence ATGGACAATCCCCCACCGCGCGCCATAGTTCAGGGCATGGAACAACGCGATGCAGATATTCTGATTGTTGGCGGGGGGTTAAACGGCCCTTGCCTTGCCTTGGCCTGTGCCTCTGCCGGGTTTTCCAGTGTTGTTCTGGATGCCCTGCCCGCCACCACGCGGAAAGACGCCAGCTTTGATGGACGCGCCTATGCGCTGGCTCTGGCGTCGGTGCGGATGCTGGACGCTTTGGGCATCTGGAGCAGCGTGGAGGACCACGCGCAACCGATGCTGGAGATCAAAGCCTCGGACGGACGGGCGGGCGAAGGAGCCGCGCCTTTCTTTCTGCATTTCGATCATGCCGAAATCGAAGAAGGCCCCATGGGTCACATGCTGGAGGACCGCTATCTGCGCCGCGCCTTGCTGGACGCGATGGCGGCAGAGCCCCTGATCACCCACCGAGCAGGCGTGCAAGTAGTGGCCCAAGCGACCAGCGGCATCGCCTCGGTCACGCTTGAGGACGGAGAGGTTTTGCGCGGCGGACTGTTGGTGGGGGCCGATGGCAAACGGTCGGGCGTGGCAGAACGCGCCGGGATCAAGCGCACAGGGTGGGACTATGGCCAAACCGCGCTGGTGTGCGCCGTCGATCATGCCCTGCCCCATAACGGCATTGCGCATCAGTTCTTCATGCCCGGCGGCCCCTTGGCGATCCTGCCTTTGCCGGGAAACCGCTCCTCCATTGTGTGGTCCGAGACTGAGCCGCGTGCCTCTGCGCTGGCGCGTGCCGATGATGCGGAATTCATGGCCGCCCTGCGCCCGGCCTTCGGCGATTTTCTGGGCGATATCACCCTTTCGGGCGCGCGCTTCAGCTATCCGCTGACCCTGTCGCTGGCGCAATCTTTTGTGTCGGAACGGCTGGCCCTTGTGGGCGATGCGGCCCACGGGGTGCACCCGATCGCGGGCCAAGGTCTGAACCTTGGGCTGCGCGATGTGAGCGCATTGGCCGAAACCCTTGCCGATGCCAAACGGCGCGGAGAAGACTTTGCCCGCCGCGACGTGTTGGACCGCTACCAACAATGGCGCCGCTTTGACACCGCAGGGCTGGCGGTGGCGACAGACACCGTTAACCGCCTGTTCTCGAACGATAACCCGTTGCTGCGGGCAGCACGTGACATTGGCATGGGGGCGATTGGGGCCTTCCCTGATCTGCGCCGCCGTTTCATCCGAGAGGCCGCTGGCCTGAACGGCGACCTCCCCCGTCTGATGCAGGGCCGCGCGCTGTAA
- a CDS encoding DNA translocase FtsK 4TM domain-containing protein, whose protein sequence is MAYQTRQREPLLDGHMHEILARRGREMCGMALVGLGLALAALLWSYVPEDPNWMAATDAAPENLLGRGGASIAAVLMMIMGFAAWVLPTAALAWGARFILHRGQERALGRVLFLPIAIAMAAIYAASHVPPVGWSHSFGAGGLFGDTILGAVLSALPMSPQIGIKVAAFLAFLLSAAMVLFVLGVTKRELGLTLRFLLVGMIATGTAVMATMRGLGRGAGATAVALQDRRAARREALAAQAAPLAIDPSYTTTGQPRVHRADIPVEPALTAAADPAYAEPAAPPAPAAAPQGLFSRMPSLRREPEPTLEGPLPDADPVLVEDLQEEPVGPDRVRSRISDAIRARRSPQEAPKTGNTIADIAARARVTPGTPSRIPSLNRKEPPLTAAAAQAPVEAPEAPMAEVEPVELNRPEPQPAPIAAAAPQVQPGIQRRAVPAPQEEPRRVVQQPSRKAPAQSRQAKADSQPSLPLSEPEPYEFPPLTLLTSPTTIERHHLSDEALEANARMLENVLDDYGVKGEIVSVRPGPVVTMYELEPAPGLKASRVIGLADDIARSMSALSARVSTVPGRTVIGIELPNQNREMVVLREMLSHRDFGDGNASLPLALGKDIGGDPIIANLAKMPHLLIAGTTGSGKSVAINTMILSLLYKLKPEDCRMIMIDPKMLELSVYDGIPHLLSPVVTDPKKAVVALKWTVGEMEERYRKMSKMGVRNIDGYNSRVKDALDKGEMFSRTYQTGFDDETGDPVFETEEYMPEKMPFIVVIVDEMADLMMVAGKEIEACIQRLAQMARASGIHIIMATQRPSVDVITGTIKANFPTRISFHVTSKVDSRTILGEMGAEQLLGMGDMLYMAGGAKITRVHGPFCSDEEVEEIVRHLKSFGPPDYASSVLDGPDDDKESDIDAVLGLNTGGNTGGEDALYDQAVAIVVKDRKCSTSYIQRKLGIGYNKAARLVEQMEENSLVSSANHVGKREILVPEQD, encoded by the coding sequence ATGGCCTATCAGACCCGCCAGCGAGAGCCGCTTTTGGACGGACATATGCACGAAATCCTCGCCCGTCGGGGCCGAGAGATGTGTGGCATGGCGCTTGTGGGGCTTGGCCTTGCCTTGGCTGCGTTGCTGTGGAGTTACGTGCCCGAAGACCCCAACTGGATGGCCGCTACCGATGCCGCGCCCGAGAACCTTTTGGGTCGCGGGGGCGCTTCGATCGCTGCCGTTTTGATGATGATTATGGGGTTTGCCGCTTGGGTTCTGCCGACGGCAGCCCTTGCTTGGGGCGCGCGGTTCATTCTGCATCGCGGGCAAGAACGCGCCTTGGGCCGCGTCTTGTTCCTGCCCATCGCCATTGCCATGGCCGCGATTTACGCCGCCAGCCATGTGCCGCCTGTGGGCTGGTCGCATTCCTTTGGGGCCGGTGGCCTGTTTGGCGATACGATCCTTGGCGCAGTGCTCAGCGCGTTGCCCATGTCGCCACAGATCGGCATCAAAGTGGCCGCTTTCCTTGCATTTCTTTTGTCGGCAGCGATGGTCTTGTTCGTTTTGGGCGTCACTAAGCGTGAGCTTGGGTTGACCCTACGGTTCCTTTTGGTGGGCATGATCGCCACAGGAACGGCGGTAATGGCAACGATGCGCGGACTTGGCCGTGGGGCAGGGGCCACCGCTGTCGCTTTGCAAGATCGCCGTGCCGCACGTCGCGAAGCCTTGGCCGCGCAGGCTGCTCCCTTAGCGATTGATCCATCATACACCACAACCGGGCAGCCCCGTGTGCACCGTGCGGATATCCCGGTTGAGCCCGCCCTGACCGCCGCCGCCGACCCCGCCTATGCGGAACCCGCCGCCCCGCCTGCACCAGCCGCTGCGCCGCAAGGGTTATTCTCTCGAATGCCCAGTCTGCGGCGGGAGCCTGAACCTACGCTAGAGGGGCCTTTGCCCGACGCCGATCCGGTGTTGGTGGAAGACCTACAAGAAGAGCCCGTGGGGCCAGACCGTGTACGCTCGCGTATTTCGGATGCGATCCGGGCGCGCCGTAGCCCACAGGAAGCGCCCAAGACCGGCAACACCATTGCCGATATCGCGGCCCGTGCTCGTGTGACGCCGGGCACGCCTTCGCGCATTCCAAGCCTGAACCGGAAAGAGCCTCCTTTGACGGCTGCCGCGGCGCAAGCCCCTGTTGAGGCGCCCGAAGCCCCTATGGCCGAGGTTGAGCCTGTTGAGCTGAACCGTCCCGAGCCGCAACCGGCCCCCATCGCTGCTGCCGCGCCACAAGTGCAACCGGGCATCCAGCGCCGCGCCGTGCCCGCCCCGCAGGAAGAGCCGCGCCGCGTTGTGCAGCAACCATCGCGCAAGGCCCCCGCGCAATCGCGCCAAGCCAAGGCAGACAGCCAGCCTTCCTTGCCCCTGTCCGAGCCTGAGCCCTATGAATTCCCGCCGCTGACGCTGCTGACCAGCCCCACCACGATCGAGCGCCATCACCTGTCCGATGAGGCGCTGGAAGCGAACGCCCGGATGCTGGAAAACGTGCTGGATGACTACGGCGTGAAGGGCGAAATCGTCAGCGTGCGCCCCGGCCCCGTTGTCACGATGTATGAACTTGAACCCGCGCCGGGCCTCAAGGCATCGCGCGTGATCGGCTTGGCCGACGATATCGCCCGGTCGATGTCCGCGCTGTCTGCCCGTGTTTCCACGGTGCCGGGCCGCACGGTTATCGGGATCGAATTGCCGAACCAGAACCGCGAAATGGTGGTGCTGCGTGAAATGCTCAGCCACCGAGATTTTGGCGATGGCAACGCCAGCCTGCCGCTGGCCCTGGGCAAGGATATCGGCGGTGATCCGATTATCGCCAACCTCGCCAAGATGCCTCACCTGCTGATCGCGGGTACGACGGGGTCCGGTAAATCGGTGGCAATCAACACGATGATCTTGTCGCTGCTCTATAAGCTGAAGCCGGAAGATTGCCGGATGATCATGATCGACCCGAAGATGCTGGAACTGTCGGTTTATGACGGCATTCCCCATCTTCTGTCGCCTGTTGTCACGGACCCGAAGAAGGCCGTTGTGGCCCTGAAGTGGACCGTGGGCGAGATGGAAGAGCGTTATCGCAAGATGTCCAAAATGGGCGTGCGTAACATCGACGGCTATAACAGCCGGGTGAAAGACGCGCTGGATAAGGGCGAGATGTTCTCGCGCACCTACCAGACCGGCTTCGACGACGAGACGGGCGATCCCGTGTTCGAGACGGAAGAATATATGCCCGAGAAGATGCCCTTCATCGTCGTGATCGTCGATGAGATGGCCGATCTGATGATGGTCGCGGGTAAAGAGATTGAAGCCTGCATTCAGCGCCTTGCACAGATGGCGCGGGCTTCGGGCATTCACATCATCATGGCCACGCAGCGTCCGTCTGTGGATGTCATCACCGGCACGATTAAAGCCAACTTCCCCACGCGGATTTCCTTCCACGTAACTTCCAAGGTCGACAGCCGCACGATCCTGGGGGAGATGGGGGCCGAGCAGCTTCTGGGCATGGGTGATATGCTCTACATGGCGGGCGGAGCGAAGATCACTCGCGTCCATGGGCCGTTTTGTTCGGACGAAGAGGTTGAAGAAATCGTGCGCCACCTGAAGTCCTTCGGGCCGCCGGATTACGCGTCGAGCGTGTTGGACGGACCTGACGATGACAAGGAAAGCGACATTGATGCGGTGTTGGGCCTGAACACGGGTGGCAATACGGGCGGCGAAGATGCGCTGTACGATCAGGCGGTGGCGATTGTGGTGAAGGACCGCAAGTGTTCGACCTCCTACATCCAGCGCAAGTTGGGCATCGGCTACAACAAGGCCGCGCGTTTGGTGGAGCAGATGGAGGAAAACAGCCTCGTGTCGTCCGCCAACCATGTGGGTAAGCGCGAAATCTTGGTGCCTGAGCAGGACTAG
- a CDS encoding amidase, translating to MDWLTKSASEIGRGIGAGDVDPVAITEAYLEAAKESPFGSRIFARQTRDRALAEAIAAHDRAKQGVRRGLLDGVPISWKDLFDTAGTVTEAGTKLLQGRVPSQDAEVLQNATRAGLVCLGKTHMTELAFSGLGVNPSTATPPNANDPELAPGGSSSGAATSVAYGMAAAGIGSDTGGSIRLPSAWNDLVGFKPTHNALSLEGVVPLAESFDTVGPLCRTVEDCAELFAVMGNTAAPDLAETSLKGTRMLVLNPYATDVRDAPGAAFQSAMERLSSAGATIETADIPAVNEAMETTLSLYTAEAYGTWGKVIEADPEKMDHRIRARFRQGADVLAADFVALWQRLRVLRKQYYAATAGYDAVLIPSAANLPPNVARLDSDNDYFVTENLLTLRNTRVGNLMGVCAVTLPTGVSSTGIMLMCPPGDDARLLRLAKAAEGALA from the coding sequence ATGGATTGGCTGACGAAAAGCGCAAGTGAGATTGGGCGGGGCATAGGCGCGGGTGATGTGGACCCTGTTGCCATCACGGAAGCCTACCTTGAGGCCGCAAAGGAAAGCCCCTTTGGCAGCCGTATCTTCGCCCGCCAAACCCGTGATCGCGCCCTGGCCGAGGCGATTGCCGCCCATGATCGCGCCAAGCAGGGCGTTCGGCGCGGGTTGCTGGATGGCGTGCCGATCAGCTGGAAAGACCTGTTCGACACCGCCGGCACGGTGACCGAGGCGGGGACCAAACTGCTGCAAGGTCGTGTGCCCTCGCAGGATGCCGAGGTGTTGCAAAACGCCACCCGCGCGGGCCTCGTGTGTCTTGGCAAGACCCATATGACGGAACTGGCGTTCTCGGGCCTTGGGGTGAACCCCTCTACCGCGACGCCGCCAAATGCCAATGACCCAGAGCTTGCGCCCGGAGGTTCATCTTCAGGGGCGGCGACTTCGGTGGCTTACGGCATGGCGGCGGCGGGCATCGGATCGGACACTGGCGGGTCCATCCGCTTACCGTCTGCGTGGAACGATCTGGTGGGCTTCAAGCCGACGCACAATGCCTTGTCGTTGGAGGGCGTCGTGCCCCTTGCGGAGAGCTTTGATACTGTCGGCCCGCTGTGCCGCACGGTAGAGGACTGCGCCGAGTTGTTCGCCGTCATGGGCAACACCGCCGCGCCGGACCTCGCCGAGACCTCGCTCAAGGGCACGCGGATGCTGGTGCTGAACCCCTATGCCACCGATGTGCGCGACGCCCCCGGTGCGGCATTCCAATCGGCGATGGAGCGGCTGTCTAGCGCGGGGGCGACCATCGAAACGGCGGATATCCCGGCGGTGAACGAGGCGATGGAGACCACCCTGTCACTTTATACGGCCGAGGCTTACGGGACTTGGGGCAAAGTGATCGAGGCTGACCCAGAGAAAATGGACCACCGCATCCGCGCCCGTTTCCGCCAAGGGGCGGATGTTCTGGCCGCCGATTTCGTTGCTTTGTGGCAGCGCCTTCGAGTGCTGCGCAAGCAATACTATGCGGCGACGGCGGGCTATGACGCGGTGCTGATCCCTTCGGCCGCGAACCTGCCGCCCAACGTGGCGCGGCTCGATAGTGACAACGATTATTTCGTGACCGAGAACCTTTTGACCCTACGCAATACCCGTGTCGGAAACCTCATGGGCGTGTGTGCTGTGACCTTGCCCACGGGCGTGTCTTCGACGGGGATCATGCTGATGTGCCCCCCCGGTGACGACGCGCGTTTGCTGCGTTTGGCGAAGGCGGCAGAGGGCGCATTGGCTTAA
- a CDS encoding outer membrane lipoprotein carrier protein LolA has protein sequence MSITRRNLLGATAAFTLAGTSAAFANAIPLADLSAYLNAMQTAESPFTQINSDGTVSTGTVYIHRPGRVRFDYDGDDLLVMAGGSQVAIFDGRASGPPEQYPLSETPLRIILERNVNLGQSGMVSDHTFDGTATRVVARDPQRPNVGSIALVFTPNPIELRQWVITDEGGAQTTVILGALRQGGSIPASYFSIPQEINARNRN, from the coding sequence ATGTCGATCACACGCCGGAACCTTCTGGGTGCCACTGCCGCCTTCACCCTTGCGGGCACATCTGCGGCCTTTGCCAATGCGATCCCTTTGGCGGATTTGTCCGCGTACCTGAACGCGATGCAAACGGCCGAGAGCCCGTTTACGCAGATTAACTCGGACGGAACCGTTTCCACGGGGACGGTCTATATCCATCGCCCCGGACGGGTGCGCTTTGACTATGACGGCGATGATCTTCTGGTCATGGCGGGCGGCAGCCAAGTGGCGATTTTCGATGGGCGCGCCTCGGGTCCGCCCGAGCAATACCCGCTGTCCGAGACCCCTCTGCGCATCATTCTAGAGCGTAACGTGAACCTCGGCCAATCGGGGATGGTCAGCGACCATACGTTCGACGGCACCGCGACCCGTGTCGTGGCCCGTGATCCGCAACGCCCCAATGTCGGCTCTATCGCGCTGGTGTTTACGCCGAACCCGATCGAGCTGCGCCAATGGGTCATCACTGATGAGGGCGGCGCTCAGACAACGGTGATTTTGGGCGCACTTCGGCAAGGCGGGAGCATTCCCGCGAGCTATTTTTCGATCCCGCAGGAAATTAACGCCCGAAACAGGAACTAA
- a CDS encoding Trm112 family protein yields MSEEKKPRPPIDRRMLEALVCPMTQAPLSYDAERQELVSKAAHLAYPIRGGIPIMLEEEARKLD; encoded by the coding sequence ATGAGTGAAGAGAAGAAACCTCGCCCCCCCATCGATCGCCGGATGCTAGAGGCGTTGGTCTGTCCGATGACCCAAGCGCCGCTAAGTTATGACGCGGAACGGCAGGAATTGGTGTCTAAGGCGGCGCATCTTGCCTACCCGATCCGGGGCGGCATTCCGATCATGTTGGAAGAAGAAGCCCGCAAGTTGGACTAA
- a CDS encoding AEC family transporter, whose translation MNLAFAVLEITAPVFVLGLAGFVWVRGGFDYPTQFVTRLAMTLAVPCLIFTALVNADIEPSALAALSFASVLCYALATAAAFAVVRLFRLDMRAYLAPLTFGNTGNLGLPLALFAFGDTGLGLAIVVFAVMAIIMFTAGLWMVAGVQNPLRVLKEPILWASILGVLALIVGWQPPTVALNALTLVGQMGIPLMLLTLGAAVARLKPARVLTALGLSAIKLSVGLAAGIGVGLAVGLSGVPLAVLILQMATPVGVTSYLMAERYQTDPDASASLVVTSTLLAIIALPVTLSFLLPG comes from the coding sequence GTGAACCTAGCTTTTGCCGTTCTCGAAATTACCGCGCCCGTCTTTGTTTTGGGGCTCGCTGGCTTCGTTTGGGTCCGCGGAGGTTTTGACTACCCCACCCAGTTCGTGACCCGCCTTGCCATGACCCTCGCAGTGCCCTGTTTGATCTTCACGGCGCTGGTCAATGCCGACATCGAACCGAGCGCCCTTGCGGCCCTCAGCTTCGCGTCGGTCCTGTGCTACGCCTTGGCCACCGCCGCTGCCTTTGCCGTCGTCCGCCTGTTTCGCCTTGATATGCGGGCCTATCTGGCTCCGCTCACCTTTGGGAACACCGGCAACCTTGGCTTGCCGCTGGCGCTATTTGCCTTTGGCGACACCGGGCTGGGGCTGGCGATTGTGGTTTTCGCAGTCATGGCGATCATCATGTTCACCGCGGGCCTTTGGATGGTGGCCGGGGTGCAGAACCCCCTCCGCGTGTTGAAAGAGCCAATCCTTTGGGCCTCGATCCTTGGGGTCTTGGCCCTGATCGTCGGCTGGCAACCGCCTACGGTGGCTCTGAATGCGCTGACGTTGGTCGGCCAAATGGGCATCCCGCTTATGCTGTTGACCCTTGGGGCCGCTGTGGCCCGCCTGAAACCCGCCCGCGTGCTTACCGCGCTCGGCCTTTCGGCGATCAAGCTGTCGGTGGGCCTGGCCGCTGGGATCGGCGTGGGCCTTGCCGTGGGTCTGTCCGGCGTACCGCTGGCCGTTCTGATCCTGCAAATGGCAACGCCCGTGGGCGTCACCTCTTACCTCATGGCTGAGCGGTATCAGACCGACCCCGACGCCAGCGCCAGCCTTGTGGTCACCTCAACACTTCTGGCGATTATTGCGCTTCCGGTCACGCTTTCGTTCCTTCTGCCCGGATAA
- a CDS encoding aminotransferase class I/II-fold pyridoxal phosphate-dependent enzyme, producing the protein MVFPERFSNLPEYAFPRLRTLLDGMEPGGDPILMTIGEPRHAFPAWIDKVLADSIQGFAKYPENDGSLALRRAQADWLGQRYGVDVDPATQILVLNGTREGLYNACMALCPEKKNGQQPVVLTPNPFYQVYAVAALSVGAEPMYLPATAATGDLPDFHAVDPAILDRTAIAYICSPANPQGAVASEAYWEALITLAEKHDFKIFADECYSEIYRDDAPTGALQVAQKMGADPERVLIFHSLSKRSNLPGLRSGFCAGGPQTIARLKQLRAYSGAPLPQPLQAVAEAVWRDEDHVVENRALYQEKYAIADEIFGDVQGYKGPEAGFFLWLPVQDAEQATVKLWQETGVKVLPGSYLAREVDGVTPGHDKIRVAMVAEKEEMRRGLMLIRKTLYD; encoded by the coding sequence ATGGTTTTTCCGGAGCGGTTTTCGAACCTCCCTGAATATGCGTTTCCGCGTTTGCGGACGTTGTTGGACGGCATGGAGCCGGGCGGCGACCCTATTTTGATGACCATTGGCGAGCCTCGCCACGCGTTCCCCGCTTGGATCGACAAGGTGTTGGCCGACAGCATCCAGGGTTTTGCGAAGTATCCCGAAAACGATGGCTCTTTGGCGTTGCGCAGGGCGCAGGCCGATTGGTTGGGCCAACGCTATGGCGTCGATGTGGACCCGGCGACACAAATCCTTGTGCTCAATGGGACGCGCGAAGGGCTCTATAACGCCTGCATGGCGCTGTGCCCGGAAAAAAAGAACGGCCAACAACCTGTCGTTCTGACCCCGAACCCGTTTTATCAGGTCTACGCCGTGGCCGCTCTTTCTGTGGGGGCTGAGCCGATGTACCTGCCCGCCACGGCGGCGACCGGCGATCTGCCCGATTTTCATGCCGTTGATCCGGCTATTTTGGACCGCACGGCGATTGCCTACATATGCTCTCCGGCGAACCCGCAGGGCGCTGTTGCGTCCGAGGCCTATTGGGAAGCGCTGATAACACTGGCCGAAAAGCACGACTTCAAGATTTTCGCCGACGAATGCTATTCCGAGATTTACCGTGATGATGCCCCCACAGGGGCGCTTCAGGTTGCCCAAAAGATGGGTGCTGACCCTGAACGGGTTCTGATCTTCCACTCTTTGTCCAAACGCTCCAACCTGCCGGGTCTACGGTCGGGTTTCTGTGCCGGGGGACCGCAAACCATCGCGCGGCTCAAGCAATTGCGGGCCTATTCCGGTGCGCCGTTGCCCCAGCCGCTTCAGGCCGTGGCCGAGGCCGTGTGGCGCGACGAAGATCACGTGGTGGAGAACCGCGCTCTTTACCAAGAAAAATACGCCATCGCCGATGAGATTTTCGGGGATGTGCAGGGCTACAAAGGCCCCGAAGCCGGGTTCTTCCTGTGGCTTCCGGTGCAAGATGCCGAACAGGCCACGGTGAAGCTGTGGCAAGAGACGGGTGTGAAGGTTTTGCCCGGCTCCTACCTTGCGCGCGAAGTGGACGGCGTCACGCCGGGTCACGACAAGATCCGCGTCGCGATGGTTGCTGAAAAAGAAGAAATGCGTCGCGGGCTCATGTTGATCCGCAAGACGCTATATGATTGA
- a CDS encoding ABC transporter substrate-binding protein codes for MPNKFQSLRSRFGRRAFLSTAVAGAAVPFLPGHAQALNANQAQALVEAAVADVNRVIASGGSEASVLREMERILSTYADVPTIARSVLGPSARSASNAQMRAFTEAFQDYFSAKYGRRFREFIGGSITVNSARPVRSFFEVISTVNMRNEAPFELRWLVSDGSGRPLFFNLIIEGVNLMISERTEIGAMLESRGGNIDALTQHLRTLG; via the coding sequence ATGCCCAATAAATTCCAATCCCTCCGCTCTCGCTTTGGCCGTCGTGCCTTTTTGTCCACCGCTGTTGCCGGGGCGGCTGTGCCGTTCCTGCCCGGCCATGCCCAGGCGTTGAACGCGAACCAAGCTCAAGCGCTGGTGGAGGCCGCTGTGGCAGACGTGAACCGTGTCATCGCCTCGGGCGGGTCGGAAGCCAGCGTTCTGCGAGAGATGGAGCGTATCCTCAGCACCTACGCAGACGTGCCCACCATCGCCCGTTCGGTGCTTGGCCCTTCAGCACGGTCCGCCAGCAACGCACAGATGCGCGCCTTTACCGAGGCGTTCCAGGATTACTTCTCGGCGAAATACGGTCGCCGTTTCCGGGAGTTTATTGGCGGGTCGATCACCGTGAACTCTGCCCGGCCGGTACGCTCGTTCTTCGAGGTCATCAGCACCGTGAACATGCGCAATGAAGCGCCATTCGAGCTGCGCTGGCTGGTGTCAGACGGCTCGGGGCGGCCGCTGTTCTTCAACCTGATTATCGAGGGTGTGAACCTGATGATCTCGGAAAGGACAGAGATCGGCGCGATGCTGGAATCGCGCGGCGGCAACATTGATGCCCTGACGCAGCATCTTCGGACACTCGGTTAA